In the Leptolyngbya sp. FACHB-261 genome, one interval contains:
- a CDS encoding family 10 glycosylhydrolase, translating into MPLDRQVWRRRGLLSACTVLTLNSLGAGLGASASEPPVFPIEANASASVIAQTPGDTAETLVLGVVRSNDTTQWSDVQARLTRTGVAYRVVEPEQFQTLQALQTLLGNQGVLFLPNQSLLSAEQVEVLRQWLQGGGRLIVSGPVGSRSSQFVQQSLRSLLGAYWSSSLDRSAGLSVRREFQSRWGGTADTPPEAGLQGGVLIPTGLDSQTVAAWDQQGKPPAVVATQQVAFLGWQWGTNTPIMANSDGRWLRAALGYFGADRLAQSAPVQSVRPELGLASTPNRIQLGTPGTSPGTSPATSPVARPLTRPVPGPVATPTASRRTPTLAELRQSRTAPTPSRRAERRTPTLAELRGLRLGAAPASRRAINDVLGTASSPSQQVQPTEDTDILDPSWMQPEPVPAPITPISPLESIALRRELSELLGRVESALVSRVASNASTSAVLPAADDQALDQARRFLQDFPKLVTAGQYAEARLQWAATRDSLRAIYPTEQLTALPEVRAIWLDRGTIVEAGSEAGLTRVFDRLAAAGVNTVFFETMNAGYPIYPSQVAPEQNPLTRGWDPLAAAVRLAHERKMELHAWVWVFAAGNDRHNALLGLPANYPGPLIARNPGWANFDNRGSLVPPGQGKPFLDPANPQVRSFLLRLFREIATNYKVDGLHLDYIRYPFQDPGARRTYGYGQAAREQFRQISGVDPLTITPADRSLWWLWTEFRTEQVNQFVAETARMVRSVRPSLILSAAVFPLPEHDRTLELQQHWETWARKGDIDLLVPMTYALSTTRLQALVEPSLAQVRQAPVLFLPSLKLLNLPEAEFIDQLQSVRDLPAGGYSLFAAAHLSDGLQQILSPIASTACPTGATTPVASTASPAACTPAGLDADGSIVPYRQPFAAAQARFKGLRREWDYLNRNNQLWIRDNERTAWREQATTLDSALGALTRTPSRANLETARTALAQMRTGLNRWMRLDALERPYRLRTWQNRLEALDALLRFGERTTIARSNRTNQVSADPQAEVRVWP; encoded by the coding sequence CACTGCCGAAACCCTGGTTCTGGGTGTGGTCCGGAGTAACGATACAACTCAATGGTCTGACGTTCAAGCCCGCCTGACCCGGACTGGCGTGGCCTATCGAGTTGTGGAGCCAGAGCAATTCCAGACCCTGCAAGCGCTACAGACCCTTTTGGGTAACCAGGGCGTACTGTTTTTGCCCAACCAATCGCTGTTGAGTGCTGAGCAAGTTGAAGTTTTGCGCCAGTGGCTACAAGGCGGTGGCCGCCTGATTGTCAGTGGTCCTGTGGGTAGCCGCTCGTCGCAGTTTGTACAGCAGTCCTTGCGCAGTTTACTGGGAGCTTACTGGTCATCTAGCCTGGATCGCAGTGCAGGTCTATCGGTTCGGCGCGAGTTTCAGTCTCGTTGGGGCGGGACGGCAGATACCCCCCCAGAGGCTGGCTTGCAGGGGGGCGTTTTGATTCCCACGGGTCTCGATAGCCAAACAGTCGCTGCCTGGGATCAGCAGGGAAAGCCGCCTGCGGTCGTGGCCACCCAGCAAGTTGCATTTCTTGGCTGGCAATGGGGAACCAATACCCCAATCATGGCGAACTCAGATGGCCGCTGGTTGCGGGCAGCGTTAGGTTACTTTGGGGCAGACCGGCTGGCTCAGAGTGCGCCGGTGCAGTCCGTTCGTCCGGAACTGGGGCTTGCATCAACCCCCAACCGCATTCAGCTGGGCACTCCCGGAACTAGCCCCGGAACCAGCCCCGCAACCAGTCCTGTAGCTAGACCCCTAACTAGACCTGTCCCTGGCCCTGTAGCTACCCCAACGGCTAGCCGTCGGACACCCACCTTGGCAGAACTGCGACAGTCGCGAACCGCCCCGACTCCATCCCGTCGCGCCGAGCGTCGCACACCGACCCTAGCAGAATTGCGAGGCCTGCGACTTGGTGCTGCTCCGGCCAGCCGTCGAGCGATCAACGATGTACTGGGAACTGCTTCATCGCCGTCTCAGCAGGTTCAACCGACTGAAGACACTGATATTTTGGATCCGAGCTGGATGCAGCCGGAGCCTGTGCCAGCTCCAATTACACCGATCAGCCCCCTGGAATCAATCGCCCTGCGCCGAGAGTTATCGGAACTGCTAGGCCGAGTTGAGAGTGCCCTGGTCAGCCGCGTCGCCAGTAATGCCTCAACTTCAGCAGTTCTACCTGCTGCCGATGATCAGGCGCTCGACCAGGCTCGACGTTTTTTGCAAGACTTCCCTAAGTTAGTCACAGCCGGTCAGTACGCTGAGGCCCGGTTGCAATGGGCTGCAACCCGCGATAGTTTACGCGCCATTTATCCGACAGAGCAGCTGACAGCCTTGCCAGAAGTCCGAGCTATCTGGTTGGACCGGGGCACGATTGTGGAAGCGGGCTCTGAGGCAGGTCTGACTCGGGTCTTTGACCGACTGGCCGCCGCTGGAGTCAACACCGTCTTTTTTGAGACGATGAATGCGGGTTATCCTATTTACCCTAGCCAAGTTGCCCCAGAGCAGAATCCACTGACACGCGGTTGGGATCCCCTGGCGGCGGCTGTGCGCTTAGCTCACGAGCGCAAGATGGAGCTGCATGCCTGGGTCTGGGTCTTCGCTGCTGGCAATGACCGCCACAACGCGCTGCTGGGCTTACCCGCCAACTACCCCGGTCCACTGATTGCCCGCAATCCCGGCTGGGCCAATTTCGACAACCGGGGCAGCTTAGTGCCGCCGGGACAGGGAAAACCCTTTTTAGACCCAGCAAACCCACAGGTGCGCAGCTTTCTGCTGCGGCTATTCCGCGAAATTGCTACCAATTACAAGGTGGATGGCTTGCACCTGGACTATATCCGCTATCCGTTCCAAGACCCTGGCGCTAGGCGTACCTATGGTTACGGTCAAGCGGCACGAGAGCAATTCCGGCAAATTAGCGGTGTTGATCCACTAACGATTACGCCTGCTGACCGCTCACTGTGGTGGTTGTGGACCGAGTTCCGCACCGAGCAAGTCAATCAGTTTGTGGCTGAGACCGCCCGCATGGTGCGCAGTGTCCGTCCCAGCCTAATCCTGTCGGCTGCGGTGTTTCCACTTCCTGAACACGACCGCACCCTGGAGTTGCAACAGCATTGGGAAACCTGGGCGCGTAAGGGAGACATTGACTTACTGGTGCCCATGACCTATGCGCTAAGCACCACCCGCTTACAGGCATTGGTAGAACCGTCGCTGGCTCAGGTCCGACAGGCTCCGGTGCTGTTCTTACCCAGCCTGAAGCTGTTAAATCTACCCGAAGCCGAGTTTATCGACCAACTCCAAAGCGTACGTGACTTGCCTGCTGGGGGCTATTCTCTATTTGCCGCGGCTCATCTAAGCGATGGTTTGCAGCAGATCCTCTCGCCAATAGCTTCAACGGCCTGCCCCACGGGTGCAACAACCCCAGTTGCCAGCACCGCTAGTCCCGCTGCTTGTACACCAGCAGGCTTAGATGCAGACGGCAGCATCGTGCCCTATCGTCAGCCATTTGCCGCAGCCCAAGCTCGGTTTAAGGGCTTACGACGCGAGTGGGACTATCTGAATCGCAATAACCAACTTTGGATCCGCGATAACGAACGCACGGCTTGGCGTGAGCAAGCCACCACGCTAGATTCGGCCTTGGGAGCCCTAACGCGCACGCCATCTCGGGCCAATCTAGAGACGGCTCGCACAGCCCTAGCGCAGATGCGCACAGGGCTGAACCGCTGGATGCGTCTGGATGCGCTGGAGCGGCCCTACCGCCTGCGGACCTGGCAGAACCGGCTCGAAGCCCTTGACGCTTTACTGCGTTTTGGCGAACGCACGACCATAGCCCGGTCGAATCGAACCAATCAGGTCAGCGCTGACCCTCAAGCGGAAGTCAGAGTCTGGCCATAA
- the nth gene encoding endonuclease III has protein sequence MSEWIAWILTRLELAYGPRTWVPPDPGRTPTDELIGTILSQNTTDTNSGRAFAALKQRFPDTRELLHLPRLELEATIRVCGLARTKAQYISTTLARFWQDQQDIEGHFLCAWPPEKAWAYLISLPGIGPKTAACVLMFHCGAPVLPVDTHVHRVATRLGLIAPSRQRGVAVHQALQAQLQPEQVYPFHVLLIQHGRQTCKAQKPRCQACVLREGCVYGQTLTSA, from the coding sequence TTGAGTGAGTGGATCGCTTGGATCCTAACGCGTCTCGAACTTGCCTATGGTCCCCGCACCTGGGTCCCGCCCGACCCTGGGCGGACCCCCACCGATGAGTTGATTGGCACTATTCTCAGCCAGAACACCACCGATACCAACAGTGGCCGCGCTTTTGCGGCCCTGAAGCAGCGCTTCCCCGACACCCGTGAGCTGTTGCATCTTCCTCGCCTAGAACTTGAAGCCACAATCCGGGTTTGCGGCCTGGCCCGGACAAAGGCTCAGTACATTAGTACTACTCTAGCCCGCTTCTGGCAAGACCAGCAGGACATCGAAGGCCACTTCCTCTGTGCATGGCCCCCAGAAAAAGCCTGGGCTTATCTCATATCACTGCCGGGCATCGGTCCCAAGACTGCTGCCTGCGTGTTGATGTTCCACTGCGGGGCGCCTGTCCTGCCAGTGGATACTCATGTTCATCGAGTGGCGACTCGGCTCGGGTTGATTGCGCCTAGCCGTCAGCGCGGCGTTGCTGTCCACCAGGCGCTTCAAGCCCAACTACAACCCGAGCAGGTGTATCCCTTCCACGTTCTGCTCATTCAGCACGGACGTCAGACTTGCAAAGCTCAAAAACCTCGCTGTCAAGCCTGTGTGCTGCGGGAGGGTTGCGTTTATGGCCAGACTCTGACTTCCGCTTGA
- a CDS encoding response regulator translates to MTTVLIVEDDPINARVFSKILTKRGGLEVRHTEDVEEVMTIARAGEIDVILMDVSLAHSTYQGKSVDGIKITQMLKADPVTAKLPIILVTAHAMQGDRENFLKASGADDYISKPVVDHQQFVDQVLSVLP, encoded by the coding sequence ATGACCACTGTCTTGATTGTGGAAGATGACCCGATTAATGCTCGCGTCTTTTCCAAGATTCTGACCAAACGGGGCGGCCTGGAGGTTAGACACACAGAGGATGTTGAGGAAGTGATGACCATTGCGCGTGCGGGCGAAATAGACGTCATTTTGATGGATGTTTCCCTAGCCCACAGCACTTACCAAGGCAAATCGGTTGATGGTATTAAGATCACGCAGATGCTTAAAGCGGACCCCGTTACGGCTAAACTGCCGATTATTTTGGTGACAGCTCACGCGATGCAAGGAGATCGAGAAAACTTCTTGAAAGCGAGTGGCGCTGATGACTATATCTCTAAACCGGTAGTTGATCACCAGCAATTTGTAGATCAAGTTCTCTCGGTTCTACCTTGA
- the gyrA gene encoding DNA gyrase subunit A, giving the protein MAKQLNLQEGKVIATALHTEMQQSYLEYAMSVIVGRALPDVRDGLKPVHRRILYAMHELGLTPDRPYRKCARVVGDVLGKYHPHGDQSVYDALVRLVQDFSSRYPLLAGHGNFGSVDNDPPAAMRYTECRLAGMGHEVLLDNISEATVDFTDNFDGSQQEPTVLPAQLPILLLNGSSGIAVGMATNVPPHNLNELVDGLIALIDNPELPDERLLELIPGPDFPTGGEIVGQEGIRDAYTTGRGSITLRGRAEVEEIQPGRGRHRRTAVVITEFPFQVSRDSWIEKVADLVNQGRLDGIADIRNESDRDGTRVVIELRREANPQKVLNSLYKLTPLQVNFGAILLALDDNQPRQMSLRELLTQFLNFRIETLTRLYSHEQEQKRARAHVVEGLLRALSDLDTVIDLLRHAPDGSTAKVQLQERLNLSDRQASEILAMPLRRLTGLERQNLQTEFQELNGRLRELERLLGSRNELLKVLKKDLRGLKRKHGDQRRTVISGAVTVSFEEEHEDIPDVPSLLQFTHRGYVRRSEVGPRRGRPPKEVNPEEAEDFVVETQVGSSRDDLLLLTRSGRAFSLKVAEVPLTSGRSRGTPLIGLLPQGEPIVARFTEGTYSESTCLLLLTRQGRIKRVPLAEFNELTGRGLSTLKLKDDDELIWAARVHTGDQVVLATSGGRLLRLMADEEQIPLMGRTAMGNQALRLRQGEGLIGAAVVRESTELALVTQKGYAKRLRASLLRLSQRGDLGVQVLPFSLKTDALMGIAAVTPETELLLTTDAPRLLRLSAQTIPPLGRDAEGRRVVQTNKSEKLTELTVMAVEVGPEG; this is encoded by the coding sequence ATGGCCAAGCAGTTAAATCTGCAAGAGGGTAAGGTAATCGCCACTGCCTTGCACACCGAAATGCAGCAGTCCTATCTCGAATATGCCATGAGTGTGATCGTGGGGCGGGCACTGCCAGATGTTCGCGATGGCCTTAAACCAGTCCACCGTCGCATCCTCTACGCAATGCACGAGCTGGGGTTGACTCCTGATCGGCCCTATCGTAAGTGCGCTCGTGTGGTTGGCGATGTGCTCGGCAAGTATCACCCGCATGGTGATCAGTCGGTCTATGACGCCCTCGTGCGATTGGTACAAGACTTCTCCAGTCGATATCCATTGCTGGCTGGCCATGGCAATTTTGGCTCAGTAGACAACGATCCGCCAGCAGCAATGCGCTACACGGAGTGTCGTCTAGCTGGGATGGGCCATGAGGTCTTGCTGGACAACATCAGTGAGGCCACAGTTGACTTCACCGATAACTTCGATGGCTCCCAACAAGAGCCTACAGTGCTACCCGCTCAGTTGCCGATTCTGCTCCTGAATGGTTCATCAGGCATTGCAGTGGGCATGGCGACTAACGTGCCGCCTCACAACCTAAATGAGTTGGTAGATGGGCTGATTGCCCTGATCGACAACCCAGAGCTACCCGATGAACGGTTGCTAGAGCTCATTCCCGGTCCTGACTTTCCCACAGGTGGCGAAATTGTGGGTCAGGAGGGCATTCGGGATGCCTATACCACCGGTCGTGGTTCGATTACTCTACGGGGCAGAGCCGAGGTCGAAGAAATTCAGCCCGGACGGGGACGGCATCGGCGCACCGCGGTTGTGATTACCGAGTTTCCCTTTCAGGTCAGCCGCGATAGCTGGATCGAAAAAGTGGCTGACTTGGTTAACCAGGGACGTCTAGACGGCATCGCTGACATCCGCAACGAGTCAGATCGGGACGGCACCCGCGTGGTGATCGAGCTGCGCCGAGAAGCCAATCCACAAAAAGTTCTCAACAGTCTGTACAAGCTGACGCCGCTGCAGGTTAACTTCGGGGCAATTTTGCTGGCTCTCGACGACAACCAGCCGCGTCAGATGAGCCTGCGGGAACTGCTCACTCAGTTTCTCAACTTCCGCATCGAGACCTTGACCCGGCTGTACAGCCACGAGCAGGAGCAAAAGCGGGCTCGGGCGCATGTGGTGGAGGGGCTGTTGCGGGCTCTGTCTGACCTCGATACGGTGATCGATCTGCTGCGTCACGCGCCAGATGGCTCAACCGCTAAAGTTCAGCTGCAAGAGCGGCTCAACCTCAGCGACCGGCAGGCAAGCGAAATTCTGGCCATGCCCTTGCGCCGTCTCACCGGGTTAGAGCGCCAGAACCTACAGACCGAATTTCAAGAACTCAACGGCCGGCTTCGGGAGCTGGAGCGTCTGCTGGGCAGCCGCAACGAGTTGCTGAAAGTGCTCAAGAAAGACCTGCGTGGGCTCAAACGCAAACACGGCGATCAGCGACGCACCGTGATTAGCGGAGCCGTCACTGTCTCCTTTGAGGAAGAGCACGAAGACATTCCCGATGTGCCCTCGCTGCTGCAGTTCACCCACCGAGGCTATGTGCGACGCTCTGAAGTGGGACCGAGACGGGGCCGACCGCCCAAGGAGGTCAACCCTGAGGAAGCGGAAGATTTTGTTGTGGAAACTCAGGTCGGCAGTAGTCGGGATGATCTGTTGCTACTGACCCGGAGCGGCCGTGCATTCTCATTGAAGGTAGCCGAGGTGCCACTGACCAGCGGACGCTCTCGCGGGACTCCGTTGATTGGCCTGCTACCTCAGGGCGAACCAATTGTGGCTCGGTTTACGGAAGGAACCTACAGTGAAAGCACCTGCCTACTCCTACTAACGCGGCAGGGACGGATCAAGCGGGTGCCGCTGGCAGAGTTCAACGAGTTGACCGGACGCGGCTTGAGCACCTTGAAGCTCAAAGATGACGACGAACTAATTTGGGCAGCCCGGGTGCATACCGGCGACCAAGTAGTACTAGCAACCTCAGGCGGGCGATTACTGCGCTTGATGGCTGATGAAGAGCAGATTCCCTTAATGGGTCGTACGGCGATGGGTAACCAGGCTCTGCGCCTGCGCCAAGGGGAGGGCTTGATCGGAGCAGCGGTCGTTCGTGAATCAACTGAGTTAGCGTTGGTCACGCAGAAGGGCTACGCCAAGCGGCTGCGCGCCAGTCTCTTGCGTCTCTCGCAACGCGGTGATCTCGGTGTTCAGGTGCTGCCATTCAGTCTCAAAACCGATGCACTTATGGGCATTGCTGCTGTCACCCCCGAAACGGAACTGCTACTGACCACCGATGCCCCTCGCTTACTGCGCTTATCGGCCCAAACAATACCGCCGCTAGGCCGAGACGCAGAGGGACGTCGTGTGGTTCAAACCAACAAAAGTGAAAAGCTAACCGAGCTAACGGTGATGGCAGTCGAAGTGGGACCTGAAGGGTAG
- a CDS encoding lipopolysaccharide assembly protein LapB — MDGQQPFWRVFGWHKASSQAIGLTLLGNLWLGCLFLRVEPGAAQTSQPPTPTEQVGRQSAQQWFEQGNRHIEQGNLPQATAAFRRAIELDARLAPAHYNLGLALRQQGDLQGAVNSFYQAVRNQPNFALAYANLGAALLEGGNLDQAAAYLQRGIQIDPNLGLAQYNLGLVYQRQGRFDQAIAALQQAVRLSPGAAEPPYYLGLAYQGKGQLPEAATAFRQSLAANRNAPTAHYGLGSVLFQQGDLNGALAAFREATRLDPNYANAYYAAGLVFAQQGQAAQAAQVLNYARSLFNAQGNAQWTRLTETQLQRLQGGQAGQAPASPAGASSP, encoded by the coding sequence ATGGATGGACAGCAGCCTTTCTGGAGAGTTTTCGGTTGGCACAAGGCCAGCAGCCAGGCAATAGGACTGACGCTGTTGGGGAATTTATGGCTGGGATGCTTATTCCTACGAGTAGAACCGGGAGCAGCTCAAACTTCGCAACCACCCACTCCAACGGAACAGGTTGGTAGGCAGTCTGCTCAGCAGTGGTTTGAGCAGGGCAACCGCCATATCGAGCAGGGCAACTTACCCCAGGCAACTGCTGCGTTTCGGCGGGCAATCGAACTTGATGCCCGCCTAGCCCCGGCTCACTACAATCTAGGTTTGGCACTGCGCCAACAGGGCGATCTACAGGGAGCAGTGAATAGCTTCTATCAGGCGGTGCGCAATCAGCCCAATTTCGCTCTGGCTTACGCCAATCTAGGAGCAGCCCTACTGGAAGGGGGGAATCTGGACCAAGCAGCTGCCTACCTCCAACGGGGCATCCAGATCGATCCTAATTTGGGTCTAGCTCAGTACAACTTGGGCTTGGTCTATCAGCGCCAAGGCCGCTTTGACCAGGCAATTGCAGCTCTGCAACAGGCCGTTCGGTTGAGCCCAGGAGCGGCCGAGCCGCCTTATTACCTTGGCCTCGCCTATCAAGGCAAAGGTCAGTTGCCTGAAGCTGCCACTGCCTTTCGTCAGTCTCTGGCGGCGAATCGCAATGCGCCCACCGCTCACTATGGCCTGGGCTCAGTTCTGTTTCAGCAAGGAGATCTCAACGGTGCCCTCGCCGCCTTTCGCGAGGCGACCCGCCTCGATCCCAACTATGCCAATGCCTACTATGCTGCGGGGTTAGTATTTGCCCAGCAGGGACAGGCAGCACAAGCAGCCCAGGTCCTTAACTACGCCCGTAGCCTGTTCAATGCTCAGGGCAATGCTCAATGGACAAGGCTGACTGAAACTCAGCTCCAGCGCCTTCAGGGGGGCCAAGCTGGACAAGCTCCAGCCTCACCTGCGGGAGCCAGTTCTCCCTAA
- the priA gene encoding primosomal protein N', producing MSDPAQLALCLAESIEPKPPVPPVAWVEVLVDCAGVQDLYTYAVPPGLKVSTGDIVSVPFSSSQVGGIVVRCLSQLPTELTSTQIRLVVEVVSPSFFSAPFWILLERVAAYYCTPLVQAVRVALPPGLLARAQRRIRCQMGVMPPGAETFLSPAGRALISYLQQTVGQDCAWNHLRKAVPGAERGLRELLQRRWVDSYLAAPEPPRPKTRQAVTLVRASDAVMDLSPRQREVLEVLRRQGGDLWASELLQACHTTSAVLKALERKGYVSLQDREVLRSGLPGATPVSDSAKRLTFHQAQALEAIQGLQGSAQVLLHGITGSGKTEVYLQAIAPILQSGRSALVLVPEIGLTPQLTDRFRARFGDAVQVYHSALSDGERYDTWRQMLSGRTWVVIGTRSAVFAPLPNLGLIVLDEEHDASFKQDQPQPCYHAGLVARWRSELDQCPLVLGSATPALETWQQVVGDATEPLDVPTYLSLPHRVGQRPLPPVEVVDMRSEFRASNRSIFSQRLQAALWELQERRQQGILFIHRRGHSTFVSCRACGFVMECPNCDVSLAFHHPHLNAKPLLRCHYCGHSQGHPPECPQCESPYFRHFGSGTQRVVQELAQLFPDLRVIRYDSDTTRNKGAHAQLLGRFASGEADVLVGTQMLTKGIDLPQVTLVGVVSADGLLNFADFRAAERAFQTLTQVAGRAGRGEEPGRVILQTYTPEHPVIQAVQAHELLSFMRAELQERADQLYPPFSRLVLLRISGPDGGAVAESATLVAQTVRDAAFCDVLGPAPALVPRVARRYRWQVLLKLPRDTSEFPDLIALRNLCATGVSLTIDVDPLTIL from the coding sequence ATGAGCGACCCAGCCCAGCTCGCCCTTTGCCTCGCTGAATCTATTGAACCCAAGCCCCCTGTACCACCGGTGGCTTGGGTCGAGGTATTGGTAGACTGCGCAGGGGTTCAAGATCTCTATACTTATGCAGTGCCACCTGGTTTGAAGGTCAGCACAGGGGACATCGTTTCGGTTCCCTTTAGCAGCAGCCAGGTTGGCGGAATCGTTGTACGTTGTCTGAGCCAATTACCGACTGAGCTGACATCTACTCAGATTCGGCTGGTTGTTGAGGTGGTCAGCCCCAGTTTTTTTTCAGCTCCGTTTTGGATTCTGCTAGAGCGGGTTGCTGCCTACTACTGCACACCGCTCGTGCAAGCCGTGCGCGTGGCCTTGCCGCCGGGACTGCTGGCCCGCGCGCAGCGCCGGATCCGCTGCCAAATGGGGGTAATGCCACCGGGGGCTGAAACTTTTCTGAGCCCTGCAGGCCGCGCCCTAATCAGCTATCTCCAACAAACTGTGGGCCAGGATTGTGCCTGGAACCATCTGCGCAAAGCTGTACCGGGCGCCGAGCGGGGGCTGCGGGAGTTGTTGCAACGGCGCTGGGTAGACAGTTATCTAGCTGCCCCAGAGCCACCCCGCCCTAAGACTCGTCAGGCTGTAACTCTAGTCCGGGCCAGCGATGCTGTGATGGACCTCAGCCCACGGCAGCGCGAAGTGTTGGAGGTGCTGCGACGACAGGGGGGGGATCTCTGGGCCAGTGAGCTATTGCAAGCCTGTCATACTACCTCAGCTGTGCTGAAAGCCCTGGAGCGTAAGGGCTACGTTAGCTTACAGGACCGGGAGGTGTTGCGGAGCGGTCTACCAGGGGCAACCCCTGTGTCCGATAGCGCTAAGCGGCTAACTTTCCACCAGGCTCAGGCCCTTGAGGCGATTCAGGGCTTGCAGGGTTCAGCACAAGTGCTGCTGCATGGCATTACCGGTTCGGGCAAAACTGAAGTTTACCTCCAGGCAATCGCGCCCATTTTGCAATCTGGCCGCTCGGCCTTGGTGCTGGTACCTGAGATCGGTCTCACTCCTCAACTCACAGACCGCTTTCGAGCCCGGTTTGGGGATGCGGTGCAGGTGTATCACAGTGCTCTCTCCGATGGGGAGCGTTATGACACTTGGCGGCAGATGCTCTCCGGCCGGACTTGGGTAGTGATTGGCACTCGCTCAGCGGTGTTTGCACCCTTACCCAATTTGGGCTTGATTGTGCTGGACGAAGAACATGACGCTTCGTTTAAGCAGGATCAGCCCCAGCCTTGCTACCACGCTGGTTTAGTTGCTCGCTGGCGGTCGGAGCTGGACCAATGCCCACTGGTACTAGGCTCAGCGACCCCAGCCCTGGAAACCTGGCAGCAGGTGGTAGGGGACGCCACTGAACCACTTGACGTACCTACCTATCTGAGCTTGCCGCATCGGGTCGGTCAACGGCCACTGCCGCCGGTTGAGGTGGTGGATATGCGCTCGGAGTTTCGAGCCAGCAATCGCTCAATTTTTAGCCAGCGCTTGCAAGCGGCTTTGTGGGAGCTGCAGGAGCGACGGCAGCAGGGAATTTTATTTATTCACCGTCGCGGTCACAGCACCTTTGTCTCCTGTCGCGCCTGTGGCTTTGTGATGGAGTGCCCGAATTGCGATGTCTCGCTGGCTTTTCACCATCCTCATCTCAACGCCAAGCCGCTTCTGCGTTGTCACTACTGTGGTCATAGCCAGGGTCATCCGCCTGAGTGCCCGCAGTGTGAATCACCCTACTTCCGTCATTTTGGCAGCGGCACCCAACGAGTTGTGCAAGAGCTAGCTCAATTGTTTCCTGATCTGCGCGTGATCCGCTACGACAGCGACACCACCCGTAATAAAGGGGCACATGCCCAACTGCTGGGACGCTTTGCAAGCGGTGAGGCTGATGTGCTGGTGGGTACCCAGATGTTGACCAAGGGCATTGATCTGCCGCAGGTGACGCTAGTTGGTGTGGTCTCGGCAGATGGCTTGCTTAATTTTGCTGACTTCCGAGCGGCAGAGCGTGCCTTTCAAACTTTGACTCAAGTTGCAGGACGGGCCGGGCGCGGTGAAGAGCCAGGACGGGTCATTCTGCAAACCTACACACCAGAGCACCCAGTCATTCAAGCTGTGCAGGCCCATGAGTTGCTGAGCTTTATGCGGGCAGAGTTGCAGGAGCGAGCGGACCAGCTTTACCCTCCCTTCAGCCGTTTGGTCCTACTGCGTATAAGTGGGCCAGATGGCGGTGCGGTAGCAGAGAGTGCAACACTAGTGGCTCAGACAGTCCGGGATGCAGCTTTTTGTGATGTGCTCGGTCCCGCGCCAGCTCTGGTGCCTCGGGTAGCTCGACGCTATCGCTGGCAGGTGCTGCTCAAGCTTCCCCGTGACACAAGCGAGTTTCCCGATTTAATAGCGTTGCGCAATCTGTGTGCGACTGGCGTCAGTCTGACCATTGATGTGGATCCACTGACGATTCTATAA